From a single Rosa rugosa chromosome 7, drRosRugo1.1, whole genome shotgun sequence genomic region:
- the LOC133723950 gene encoding uncharacterized protein LOC133723950, with translation MATTSNSAVSTFPNLNITVESNPSDSRLSELAINSWPKWGCAPGKYTLKFEAAETCYLVRGRVKVYPKGCSSSSSSEFVEFGAGDLVTIPKGLRCIWDVSVAIDKHYKFESSSS, from the exons ATGGCAACAACATCAAACTCTGCAGTTTCAACATTTCCTAATCTAAACATCACAGTGGAAAGCAATCCCTCGGATTCACGCTTATCTGAATTGGCTATTAACTCATGGCCAAA ATGGGGATGTGCACCAGGGAAGTACACACTTAAGTTTGAGGCAGCAGAGACATGTTATCTGGTAAGAGGCAGAGTGAAGGTGTATCCTAAAGGATGCTCATCATCATCTTCGTCCGAGTTTGTAGAGTTTGGAGCAGGAGACCTTGTAACCATTCCCAAAGGACTCAGGTGCATATGGGATGTATCAGTTGCCATTGATAAACACTACAAGTTTGAGTCCTCTTCATCCTAG